The Cylindrospermopsis curvispora GIHE-G1 genome contains a region encoding:
- a CDS encoding type III-B CRISPR-associated protein Cas10/Cmr2, whose product MPESDSPINSTNFYSRKLYALLEDHSILQQWPSIPPGELPEQIASSSDRVNLAQIPGTNINRVKHPISGQSRNITSQSSIPEIPPEIASETDIEKLFWWFWRFYPELIQQNQNDFFLYPAHSILPDCPLYSYKSTVSALVGAMYPPRWQPENKHQHPYLLLFTFSPVQEFIKASRKFLDFWAGSYLLHYLSVKLCWKIAELYGPDAVITPSLWSQEIVDALIIKKYPDFADYFASFQKETDPVGRFHDGVSTSLSTAGFPNVITVLVPGKEAARELGKTLREFLTQEYSAIAQKVRKDVKERTIKFLKDSQNTGKITQILEEFSDNEEIQELCQQDLDKWHKGNDGSCWEWNKLWEAQIDKTWETYWTAVPLGNPDRLLSINPSVENYQQWKQAQNVINPPNFTESIPTTAEEKLYDQINTGTWWGALQARLAQSIQAVKNTRTWAIPTAPGERSTLSGQFSVVHPQLHYHGQFKNGGGLSARSMGLFWRLMAKVYPGLFNGSEKLNAIELTKRMAWRYGGVAESLGINLGEGDDTNYDNLIRFPNLSSIAAARFTYDDFCKGGNKTRSYWGYLNTLIIEDLPDKVKTFASRTRAVAYQIPKVDREINPHNRNGQNFNGVMFSSKWLADDMNCNAQETAKLRGLVQQAHKKAGFGEASPADWWVIVLGDGDGMGKYVSGSKLKNYEEYLITEAIAENVKNHQDYPDLLATKKRMGPATHVGLNRALLDFSNRLVPYLTEKRYCGKVVYSGGDDVMAVLSLADLPGYLRSLRAAWCGGSDPEGEFSTDGGYWTPKKDLQGLQKRPYFTMGDGATMSIGIVIAHKSVPLPTVLESLWSAEKDRAKKLYGKDGLCFRVIYGSGNSSEALMKGELLDLWWDFMQDYEEDLSTLFYRLAEELPLHACITESNHLFRKAAQVIINRPDQTLDSRIQENLLNWLDQWENWAYQTYNQVNQNKTEKQPPLGTTEKDLANLLRFSAFWNEKMMEQVKWGETQQ is encoded by the coding sequence ATGCCAGAATCAGATTCACCTATTAATTCAACTAATTTCTATTCTCGTAAACTTTATGCCTTGCTAGAAGACCACTCTATTCTGCAACAATGGCCTTCTATTCCTCCAGGAGAGTTACCTGAGCAAATAGCTAGTTCCTCAGATCGGGTTAATCTGGCACAGATCCCAGGCACTAATATTAATAGAGTCAAGCATCCTATTAGTGGACAAAGTCGAAATATTACTTCACAATCCTCCATACCAGAAATTCCTCCAGAAATTGCCTCCGAAACAGATATAGAAAAACTTTTTTGGTGGTTTTGGCGATTTTATCCCGAACTCATCCAACAAAACCAAAATGATTTTTTCCTCTATCCCGCTCATAGCATCCTTCCTGATTGTCCCCTATATAGCTATAAAAGTACCGTTTCCGCTCTAGTTGGGGCAATGTATCCCCCACGTTGGCAACCCGAAAATAAACACCAACACCCTTATTTGCTACTGTTTACTTTCTCCCCAGTACAAGAATTTATCAAAGCATCCCGAAAGTTTTTAGATTTCTGGGCTGGTTCATATTTACTCCACTATCTGAGTGTTAAACTCTGCTGGAAAATCGCTGAGTTATATGGACCGGATGCGGTTATTACTCCTTCTCTTTGGAGTCAAGAAATTGTGGATGCTTTAATTATTAAAAAATATCCGGATTTTGCTGACTACTTCGCTAGTTTTCAAAAGGAAACAGATCCGGTTGGTAGATTTCATGATGGGGTTTCTACAAGTTTGAGTACGGCTGGATTTCCTAATGTGATTACGGTTTTAGTTCCCGGTAAGGAAGCAGCTAGAGAATTAGGTAAAACTCTGAGAGAATTTTTAACTCAAGAATACTCTGCAATTGCTCAAAAAGTTAGAAAAGATGTGAAAGAACGAACTATCAAATTCCTTAAGGATTCTCAAAATACAGGTAAAATAACTCAAATATTAGAGGAATTTTCTGATAATGAGGAAATACAAGAATTGTGCCAACAAGATTTGGATAAATGGCATAAGGGTAATGATGGTAGCTGTTGGGAGTGGAATAAACTGTGGGAAGCACAAATAGACAAAACTTGGGAAACTTACTGGACAGCAGTACCTTTAGGCAATCCAGACCGGTTATTAAGTATTAATCCTAGTGTGGAAAATTATCAGCAATGGAAACAAGCACAAAATGTGATTAACCCTCCTAATTTTACCGAATCTATACCTACAACAGCTGAAGAAAAACTCTACGACCAGATAAACACTGGTACTTGGTGGGGAGCATTACAAGCACGGTTAGCACAGTCTATTCAAGCTGTAAAAAATACTCGCACCTGGGCAATTCCTACAGCTCCTGGGGAACGTTCTACTTTATCCGGTCAATTTAGCGTAGTTCATCCCCAATTGCATTATCACGGTCAGTTTAAAAATGGAGGTGGACTTTCAGCCAGATCAATGGGTTTATTCTGGCGATTAATGGCTAAAGTTTATCCGGGTCTATTTAATGGTTCGGAGAAGTTAAATGCCATTGAATTAACAAAACGCATGGCTTGGCGATATGGGGGAGTGGCTGAATCTTTGGGAATTAATCTGGGAGAGGGAGATGATACTAACTATGATAATTTAATTCGTTTTCCTAATTTAAGTTCTATTGCTGCAGCTCGATTTACTTATGACGATTTCTGCAAGGGGGGAAACAAAACACGCAGTTATTGGGGTTATCTTAATACATTGATTATTGAGGATTTACCTGACAAGGTAAAGACTTTTGCTTCTCGAACCCGTGCTGTTGCTTATCAAATACCAAAAGTTGATAGGGAAATTAATCCACATAATAGGAATGGACAGAATTTTAATGGAGTCATGTTTTCCAGTAAATGGTTAGCTGATGACATGAATTGTAATGCCCAAGAAACAGCAAAATTACGAGGTTTGGTTCAACAGGCTCATAAGAAAGCAGGTTTTGGCGAAGCTAGTCCGGCTGATTGGTGGGTGATTGTCCTTGGAGATGGGGATGGTATGGGTAAGTATGTCTCCGGGTCAAAGTTAAAGAACTATGAGGAGTATCTAATCACGGAAGCGATCGCAGAAAATGTTAAAAATCATCAAGATTACCCGGATTTACTAGCAACTAAAAAACGCATGGGACCCGCAACCCATGTGGGTTTGAACCGCGCTCTATTAGATTTTTCTAATCGTTTGGTACCTTATCTGACAGAAAAACGCTATTGTGGTAAGGTGGTCTATAGCGGTGGGGATGATGTGATGGCAGTGTTATCTCTGGCAGATTTACCGGGTTATTTGCGATCGCTCCGTGCTGCTTGGTGTGGGGGTTCAGATCCAGAGGGAGAATTCAGTACGGATGGTGGTTACTGGACCCCTAAAAAAGATCTGCAAGGATTACAAAAACGCCCCTATTTTACCATGGGAGATGGAGCAACTATGAGTATAGGTATTGTCATTGCTCATAAAAGTGTACCTCTTCCTACCGTACTAGAAAGCCTGTGGTCTGCTGAAAAAGACCGGGCTAAAAAGTTATATGGAAAAGACGGACTCTGTTTTCGGGTAATTTATGGTTCGGGTAACAGTTCAGAAGCTTTGATGAAGGGGGAGTTATTAGACTTATGGTGGGATTTTATGCAGGATTATGAGGAAGATTTAAGTACATTGTTTTATCGATTAGCCGAAGAATTACCCCTCCATGCTTGTATTACCGAAAGCAATCATCTATTTAGAAAAGCCGCACAAGTGATCATCAACCGTCCAGATCAAACATTAGATTCTCGTATTCAAGAAAACTTACTCAATTGGTTGGATCAGTGGGAAAACTGGGCTTATCAAACCTATAATCAAGTAAATCAAAATAAAACTGAAAAACAACCGCCTTTAGGCACTACAGAGAAGGACTTAGCTAATCTTCTGCGTTTTAGTGCCTTCTGGAATGAGAAAATGATGGAACAAGTGAAATGGGGCGAAACTCAACAATAA
- the cmr4 gene encoding type III-B CRISPR module RAMP protein Cmr4, with translation MRTNIAHLYLLSPLHTGGTSQEGNLVGIARETHTNLPYLPSSTIRGRLRAETDSNLRNQLWGNTLEDVRNPECADENLTQGQLWVGDGSILWFPVPSLSHGVVWVTSPFLLRRWSRLTQPNVQIPEPGSFSGGNNQNLYLKDAIFKRGDLIPWGNEWKEYLPPGSTETDIISQALVLTDRDCQVLVQLSLWQQVKIKLNENKNVDGGFRYEEAIPPETLMYFPWGTTTNANGNAAQAQECLKTLLRSHETFQIGGQESLGRGFVEIWTYNDK, from the coding sequence ATGAGGACAAACATAGCCCATTTATATTTACTTTCGCCCTTACATACGGGGGGAACAAGTCAAGAAGGCAACTTAGTCGGTATTGCACGGGAAACCCATACTAACCTTCCTTATCTTCCTTCTAGCACCATACGGGGTCGTTTAAGAGCGGAAACCGATAGTAATCTACGTAATCAACTTTGGGGAAATACCCTGGAGGATGTGCGCAATCCTGAGTGTGCAGATGAGAATCTCACCCAAGGTCAATTATGGGTAGGAGATGGGTCAATTCTGTGGTTTCCGGTTCCTTCTCTGAGTCATGGGGTGGTTTGGGTGACATCTCCCTTTTTGTTGCGTCGTTGGTCACGGTTGACTCAGCCAAACGTACAAATTCCGGAACCAGGGAGTTTTAGCGGGGGGAATAACCAGAATCTTTATCTAAAAGATGCCATTTTTAAAAGGGGAGACTTAATACCCTGGGGAAATGAATGGAAAGAATATCTACCTCCAGGAAGTACAGAAACAGATATCATATCTCAAGCATTAGTTTTAACAGATAGAGACTGTCAAGTATTGGTTCAATTAAGTTTATGGCAACAAGTGAAAATTAAGCTAAATGAAAACAAAAATGTTGATGGTGGTTTTCGGTATGAAGAAGCGATTCCACCAGAAACCTTGATGTATTTTCCGTGGGGAACAACGACAAATGCTAATGGAAATGCTGCGCAGGCCCAAGAGTGTTTAAAAACTCTTTTAAGGTCACATGAAACTTTTCAAATTGGGGGACAAGAAAGTTTAGGGCGTGGTTTTGTGGAAATTTGGACGTACAACGATAAATAA
- the psbA gene encoding photosystem II q(b) protein, with amino-acid sequence MTTAIQQRQSANVWDRFCEFITSTNNRLYIGWFGVLMIPTLLAATTCFIIAFIAAPPVDIDGIREPVAGSLMYGNNIISGAVVPSSNAIGLHFYPIWEAASLDEWLYNGGPYQLVIFHFLIGVACYLGREWELSFRLGMRPWICVAFSAPLAAATAVFLIYPIGQGSFSDGMPLGISGTFNFMIVFQAEHNILMHPFHMLGVAGVFGGSLFSAMHGSLVTSSLVRETTETESQNYGYKFGQEEETYNIVAAHGYFGRLIFQYASFNNSRSLHFFLAAWPVVGIWFTALGVSTMAFNLNGFNFNQSIIDSQGRVIGTWADVINRANLGMEVMHERNAHNFPLDLAAGEVAPVALTAPAING; translated from the coding sequence ATGACCACTGCCATTCAACAGCGCCAAAGCGCCAACGTATGGGATCGCTTCTGTGAATTTATCACCAGCACCAACAACCGCCTCTATATTGGCTGGTTCGGGGTGTTAATGATCCCCACCCTTCTCGCAGCTACCACTTGCTTCATCATTGCTTTTATTGCTGCTCCCCCCGTGGACATCGACGGTATTCGTGAACCCGTAGCTGGTTCCTTAATGTACGGTAACAACATCATCTCCGGTGCTGTGGTTCCCTCCTCCAACGCTATTGGTTTGCACTTCTACCCCATTTGGGAAGCTGCATCCTTAGATGAATGGTTATACAACGGTGGTCCTTACCAACTAGTAATTTTCCACTTCTTGATTGGTGTAGCCTGCTACCTAGGTCGTGAATGGGAATTATCCTTCCGTTTAGGCATGCGCCCTTGGATTTGCGTAGCATTCTCCGCACCCTTGGCAGCTGCTACCGCAGTATTTTTAATCTACCCCATCGGACAAGGTTCATTCTCTGATGGTATGCCTTTGGGTATCTCTGGAACCTTCAACTTCATGATTGTGTTCCAAGCAGAGCATAACATCCTCATGCACCCCTTCCACATGTTAGGAGTAGCAGGTGTATTCGGTGGTAGCTTGTTCAGCGCCATGCACGGTTCCTTGGTAACATCTTCCTTAGTAAGAGAAACAACCGAAACCGAGTCTCAGAACTATGGTTACAAGTTCGGACAAGAGGAAGAAACCTACAACATTGTAGCAGCACACGGTTACTTCGGTCGCTTGATATTCCAATATGCTTCATTCAACAACAGCCGTTCACTACACTTCTTCTTGGCAGCATGGCCAGTAGTAGGAATCTGGTTTACAGCACTGGGTGTAAGCACCATGGCATTCAACCTGAATGGATTCAACTTCAACCAATCAATCATTGATTCTCAAGGTCGTGTAATCGGTACATGGGCTGACGTAATCAACCGCGCTAACCTAGGTATGGAAGTAATGCACGAGCGTAATGCGCACAACTTCCCCTTAGACCTAGCTGCTGGTGAAGTAGCACCTGTAGCATTAACCGCTCCCGCAATCAACGGTTAA
- a CDS encoding MBOAT family O-acyltransferase yields the protein MKFTSALYGLFLVIVLITYWNIKQPKFRLWTIIISSIVFYVSWDVQYIPLMIVLTFINFRLGLEIAENSASNNSPKKNNNNQDSEIIQADWNRDRVKILALGICLNVGLLLVFKYSTILSQWILRWDITLENASFKLGIPLGISFFTFENIAYLIDVYRGVPPADNLLKFTSYKLFFAKLISGPITRYQQISWQFDQPKINHIHTWTEGLWLIARGAVKKGVLADNLGIFVELCFNNVQRAGSTDLWLATFAYGLQLYLDFNGYVDIARGSALLLGLVLPENFDFPYLSSSIADFWRRWHITLGDWLRNYLYFPLGGSRRGLLRTCVNLLIVMLIAGIWHGSAWGFLVWGGSHGIALCIHRVTDVVSNNSKILRLFWHHPLGIILAWLLTQLTVFISWIWFRLPRIEDSVLVMGNLWGHTADVQFIEKVYMEALNTSPNQVLWGLILIFVFMIVAYVFKRKLHLELTWQLKLIFAPLCFYAVWLLAPQGSLPYIYFDF from the coding sequence ATGAAATTTACATCTGCGCTCTACGGTCTATTTCTAGTAATTGTTCTGATCACTTACTGGAATATTAAGCAACCAAAATTTCGTCTGTGGACAATAATCATTTCCAGCATAGTTTTTTACGTCTCCTGGGATGTTCAGTATATACCACTGATGATAGTCCTAACATTTATTAACTTTCGCCTAGGGTTAGAAATTGCCGAAAACTCTGCTTCAAATAATTCTCCAAAGAAAAACAACAACAATCAAGATTCAGAAATTATACAAGCTGACTGGAATCGTGACAGGGTGAAAATTTTAGCTTTAGGTATTTGTTTAAATGTAGGCTTATTATTAGTTTTTAAATACTCGACCATTCTATCCCAATGGATATTGAGGTGGGATATCACCCTAGAAAATGCCAGTTTCAAGTTGGGTATTCCCCTAGGAATTTCATTTTTTACATTTGAGAATATAGCTTACCTTATAGATGTTTATCGAGGAGTACCCCCAGCTGATAACCTATTAAAATTCACATCCTACAAATTATTTTTTGCCAAACTAATTTCCGGACCAATTACCCGCTACCAACAAATATCTTGGCAATTTGATCAGCCAAAAATTAACCATATTCACACATGGACAGAAGGTTTATGGTTAATTGCCAGAGGTGCGGTGAAAAAAGGAGTTTTAGCCGACAATTTAGGAATTTTCGTAGAATTGTGTTTTAACAATGTACAAAGAGCAGGTAGCACAGATTTATGGTTAGCTACTTTTGCTTACGGTCTTCAACTATATTTGGATTTCAACGGTTATGTAGATATTGCCCGTGGTAGTGCTTTACTACTTGGTTTAGTATTACCAGAAAACTTTGATTTTCCCTACTTGAGTAGCAGTATTGCCGATTTTTGGCGTCGTTGGCATATCACCCTAGGTGACTGGTTACGTAATTACTTATATTTTCCCTTGGGGGGTTCTCGTCGAGGATTATTACGTACCTGTGTCAACCTATTAATAGTCATGTTAATTGCCGGTATTTGGCATGGTTCCGCGTGGGGTTTTCTGGTGTGGGGGGGGTCACATGGTATAGCTTTATGTATTCATAGAGTTACAGATGTGGTCAGCAATAATTCCAAGATTTTACGTCTATTTTGGCATCATCCTCTAGGGATAATTTTGGCATGGTTATTAACTCAATTGACCGTATTTATCTCTTGGATTTGGTTTCGGTTACCTAGAATTGAAGATTCAGTATTAGTCATGGGAAATCTTTGGGGACACACAGCTGATGTGCAATTTATTGAGAAGGTTTATATGGAAGCTCTCAATACTAGTCCTAATCAGGTATTATGGGGGTTAATTTTAATATTTGTCTTCATGATTGTGGCTTATGTATTTAAACGAAAACTTCACTTAGAACTCACCTGGCAGTTAAAACTGATTTTTGCGCCTCTATGTTTTTATGCAGTCTGGTTATTGGCACCTCAGGGAAGTTTGCCTTATATTTATTTTGATTTTTAG
- a CDS encoding IS1 family transposase: MHCPNCGSSKIRKNGKRRGKQNHICVDCGRQFIDVYSPPKGYSEEVKQSCLRSYINGMGFRAIERDKGVHHTTIIYWLKQIGSILPDAPPVEETPLVGELDELETFVGSKKNKIWLWTAVNHFRKNILAWVVGDHSSQAFQPLWDIVKLWQCFFYVTDGWRVYPSFIQPEDHIVSKTYMTRVEGENTRLRHYLARLHRKTLCYSKSVDMLRYSIKLLLHYLKYEVIPAFS; this comes from the coding sequence GTGCATTGTCCAAACTGCGGGTCTTCCAAAATCAGAAAGAATGGCAAACGTCGAGGTAAACAAAATCACATTTGTGTTGATTGTGGTCGTCAATTTATCGATGTCTATAGTCCACCTAAAGGTTATTCAGAAGAAGTTAAACAAAGTTGCCTGCGCTCTTATATTAACGGTATGGGATTTAGAGCAATTGAACGCGATAAAGGCGTTCATCATACAACTATTATTTACTGGCTAAAACAAATTGGTTCCATACTTCCAGATGCTCCACCAGTTGAGGAAACACCCTTGGTAGGTGAGCTTGATGAGTTGGAGACCTTTGTGGGATCAAAAAAAAACAAAATATGGTTGTGGACAGCAGTAAATCACTTCCGTAAAAATATCCTGGCTTGGGTTGTGGGAGACCACAGCTCACAAGCATTTCAACCTTTGTGGGACATCGTTAAACTCTGGCAATGCTTTTTTTATGTTACTGATGGGTGGAGGGTTTATCCGAGTTTTATTCAGCCAGAGGATCATATTGTGAGCAAAACATATATGACTAGGGTAGAGGGTGAAAATACACGTTTACGTCACTACTTAGCGCGACTACATAGAAAAACGCTATGCTATTCAAAATCTGTAGATATGCTTAGGTATTCAATTAAATTATTACTTCACTATTTAAAGTATGAAGTAATACCCGCGTTTAGTTGA
- a CDS encoding RAMP superfamily CRISPR-associated protein, whose protein sequence is MLLPVFDALGMPYIPSSTLRGIARAIAMQDSTITEGEVKDIFGDIETKSSMGKVIFLDAYPLPGKDKKAGLSGDMTNMLWTWNGDKTPEYSNPNPSIFLSLKNPSFVIGLRRTKYSPKQNNEEEDILYKVRNWLIKGLIEGIGYRVNTGYGKLRPSIKFIKELKDKEIIVPLSPILRIKFELQGQLIHGSYSFEHWQRNNIGKYRGKAISEVRPTAFRSMIRYWFRTLALGVLSPGDVKRLEMEIFGGLEKNPRTDNSHTGLFRVEIEEIEVKENYSQDLPNFLSGKLTLHHNSQSQNLPENRQQALSLLLYNLTWLMFRLGGVGQGARRPCYKRSSNPYWRGSTLIPPDTTGEFWNLPDTILEFQELFRTRLKDFYRGLRTFSLIAFDYNELKTVQTTSREWIESVDKNCQIFVCEGKQSGNKCFALSVLHGPSFYKKEKVCGKSSIPSPVWIRQLNYVTGIDYQVITVFGATTGLRRDFVQQLTKDPSNCLQIFPLTTSNRT, encoded by the coding sequence ATGTTGTTACCAGTGTTTGATGCGTTAGGAATGCCTTATATTCCCAGTAGTACGCTCAGAGGTATTGCCCGCGCTATAGCCATGCAAGATTCAACAATAACGGAAGGGGAAGTTAAAGATATTTTCGGGGATATTGAAACAAAATCTAGTATGGGAAAAGTTATTTTTCTAGATGCTTATCCATTACCTGGAAAGGATAAAAAAGCTGGATTATCGGGTGATATGACCAATATGCTTTGGACATGGAATGGAGATAAAACGCCTGAATATAGTAATCCTAATCCTAGCATTTTTCTATCTTTAAAAAACCCCTCTTTTGTAATTGGTTTACGGAGAACAAAATATTCTCCAAAACAAAACAATGAAGAGGAGGATATTTTATATAAAGTTAGGAATTGGTTAATTAAAGGATTAATTGAGGGAATCGGTTATAGAGTAAATACTGGTTATGGAAAATTAAGACCATCAATAAAATTTATTAAAGAACTTAAAGATAAGGAAATTATTGTTCCTCTATCTCCTATTCTCAGGATTAAATTTGAATTACAAGGTCAATTGATTCATGGGTCATATTCTTTCGAACACTGGCAACGAAACAATATTGGGAAATACAGAGGGAAAGCAATTTCAGAAGTCCGCCCCACCGCTTTTCGGTCAATGATACGGTATTGGTTTCGGACTCTAGCATTAGGGGTTTTATCACCTGGTGACGTTAAAAGATTAGAGATGGAAATATTTGGAGGACTTGAAAAAAATCCAAGAACAGATAATTCTCACACAGGACTTTTTCGGGTAGAAATTGAAGAAATAGAAGTTAAAGAAAATTACTCGCAAGATTTACCAAATTTTCTCTCAGGTAAATTAACCTTGCACCACAATTCTCAATCACAAAATTTACCAGAAAATAGACAACAAGCTTTAAGCCTTTTACTCTATAATTTAACTTGGTTAATGTTTCGTTTAGGAGGGGTTGGACAAGGCGCAAGACGACCCTGTTATAAGAGAAGTAGCAATCCATATTGGCGCGGTTCCACTTTAATTCCCCCAGATACAACTGGCGAATTTTGGAATTTACCTGATACTATATTAGAATTTCAAGAATTATTCCGAACCCGACTCAAAGACTTTTATAGAGGTTTACGTACTTTTAGTCTGATAGCATTTGACTATAATGAGTTAAAAACCGTTCAGACTACAAGTAGAGAATGGATTGAATCAGTCGATAAAAATTGTCAAATTTTCGTCTGTGAAGGAAAACAAAGTGGTAACAAATGTTTTGCGCTTTCTGTATTGCATGGTCCTTCTTTTTACAAGAAGGAAAAAGTGTGTGGAAAATCTTCTATTCCCTCCCCTGTTTGGATTCGTCAATTAAATTATGTAACAGGGATTGATTATCAGGTGATAACTGTGTTTGGTGCAACCACTGGATTACGGCGAGATTTTGTTCAGCAATTAACAAAAGATCCTTCTAATTGTTTACAAATTTTTCCCCTAACCACATCTAATAGGACTTAA
- a CDS encoding type III-B CRISPR module-associated Cmr3 family protein — MNERQMYWYKIEPIDVLLFRDAKPFSPGESAWAKGLFPPFPGTVFQSLRSALDKHTKDLDFLGPFLLDPQDRLCFPTPKDLLAVSWSTTDKETTEEDNLQKQSPKWHRTLRLEPVDLTDEAWKHLVFDEVERLAPMVAPFKKLKQGEFFCRPYPWITAQALSEYLQGKELTEPTHFQETPWDVQIMPHIQMQANKRQVKDEDGYFTEVAIRLEPGWRLVAGISVELPETVIRLGGEGHRALVTPFQVPDTERRMFNSDPPKKGNFAYLLTPGLGVKEEAVYGIYPSDWQSILAGCASDRPLLWGGVSQIRRKIGGYENKDEQIKQRSTNGEQGDKEFALLPQRAFVPSGTVYRFKKLPSKLTHPTHLLPKNDSKQQWLKSFYTLNYGKLLWGINQ, encoded by the coding sequence ATGAATGAACGGCAAATGTACTGGTATAAGATAGAACCAATAGACGTATTGTTATTTCGGGATGCTAAACCTTTTAGTCCTGGTGAAAGTGCTTGGGCAAAAGGACTCTTTCCTCCCTTTCCCGGTACGGTTTTTCAATCATTGCGCTCTGCTTTAGACAAACATACCAAGGATTTAGATTTTCTGGGGCCATTTCTCTTAGATCCCCAAGATAGATTGTGTTTCCCCACTCCTAAAGATTTACTTGCAGTGAGTTGGAGCACAACAGATAAGGAAACAACAGAAGAAGATAATTTACAAAAGCAGTCCCCAAAATGGCATCGAACTTTACGCCTTGAACCTGTGGATCTAACGGATGAAGCTTGGAAACATTTGGTGTTCGATGAGGTGGAGAGATTAGCTCCCATGGTAGCGCCTTTTAAAAAGCTCAAGCAAGGAGAATTTTTCTGTCGTCCCTATCCTTGGATTACAGCACAAGCTTTAAGCGAATATTTGCAAGGAAAAGAGCTGACAGAACCTACACATTTTCAGGAAACCCCTTGGGATGTGCAGATTATGCCTCATATTCAAATGCAGGCCAATAAGCGACAGGTAAAAGACGAAGATGGCTATTTCACTGAAGTAGCAATTCGTCTAGAACCAGGTTGGCGATTAGTTGCAGGGATTAGCGTTGAATTGCCAGAAACGGTGATCCGTTTGGGTGGTGAAGGACACCGAGCTTTAGTGACCCCTTTTCAAGTACCTGACACAGAAAGAAGAATGTTTAATTCTGACCCCCCGAAAAAGGGAAACTTTGCTTATTTACTCACACCCGGACTGGGGGTTAAGGAAGAAGCTGTTTATGGCATTTATCCCTCTGATTGGCAATCTATCTTAGCAGGATGTGCGAGCGATCGCCCTTTATTGTGGGGTGGTGTTTCCCAAATCAGGCGTAAAATAGGTGGTTATGAAAATAAAGATGAGCAAATTAAACAGAGGTCAACAAATGGGGAGCAAGGAGACAAAGAATTTGCCCTATTACCTCAACGAGCATTTGTGCCATCAGGGACGGTGTATCGGTTTAAAAAACTGCCATCAAAACTAACACACCCTACACACCTTTTACCTAAAAATGACTCAAAGCAACAATGGTTGAAAAGTTTTTACACACTTAACTATGGCAAACTTTTGTGGGGGATAAACCAATGA